GTGTACCCATGTTGGTGCACTACTCTCTTTTTTCATAACATTTACTTACACCATATATGATACTCCAGAGGTCGATGTTGAATCCAACGGTCCACGCCTTGGGTTTGTGTACCACGCATGCGGTGAAAACAGCTGATTGGGCCCCACCAACAAAGCTCATCCACGTTGTTAGTGAAAGCTGGGCCGGATATTTCTTCAATGTGATTGCCTACACTACCATGGATAGCACAAATCACATCTTCACCATTGTAAATGCTTGTTAAAGTTCAGTAATATCTTAATCAGGATATATAAAATGCACCCAATAATCAtacatctggaccgtccaaatggtggggccATCGTTGATTAAGCTGGACCAAAATAGGTCAGGCTCAGTACTGTAATATTGGCCCAATAATGTTGAGCCCAGGCCCATTGAAAATCGGGTAGGCCCATCAATCTGGAGGAGGATCTGGTGTGATGCCTGATTTTAAAATGGCTAGGCCTGGGTTGTAGCCACAACAATGGGTCTGGACGGCCTACAGGCCAGCTTATGGACTCATTTCTTAGATGATTGAGCCACACTTAATAGGTCATGGGTTGATTATGTTTAGACAAAACTAGGCCAGTTAGGGCACCTGACCTGATCCAATCTGCTTATAATTAGCCAATAAGCAGAATTAAGGCATCTTCGGACCCACTTTCACAAAGGGGTTCTTTCACAAAAAGGGGTTTTCATGCctgcttcttttatttatttatttattttatgattcCACCTAAATCAGTTTGATTGATTTTCGTGGAGGTAGTTCATCTATGCATATTTTGTTTGTTTTGGAAATGAGATGAGGTTTgtgaaagtgcatccaaatgcagaacGCAAATCGGCCCTTAGAAAGCTCTAATCCCTTATAATGGGCGTCAAAGTTGGCTGGGCCAGATGATATGTCTTAGTTTGAATTTGTagtctatttgagagagagagagagagagagagagagagagagagagagtccacctGCATtatataccataaagcccatgtAATGCAGCTTGAGACTGTAAGAATGGATCCCTTGATCCAATTTTCATGGATGGTAGTACTTCCTTGGAAGTGAATAAGAGCACCTCCTAAATTCCTCAAAACAGGTCCTTTATACAGTGTCATGACCATCACACCAGTCAGTGAAACCAGGGTCCCACCAATCTTTGCAATCCCACGTATGCTCCCATCCAGACCCTCCAATCTAAATCAATTTACATAATAAAATTCATTAAAACTAATTTGAACTTGTTCACACCAATGTGTTAAAATAAATTCAGGATGGCCCATTTCTTTAGATCTTAAAGTAGTCTAATCtaacatttcttcttcttttctttcagcATCCTCCATCTACAATGAGGCTGCTAGCTAGATAGACAGTTTAGATCGAGTGTCTTTAAACTACACATGTATAATGAAATTGAAGTCCCTACAAAGGTCATTAAATTGTTTATTTTGTTTTACAGCTCTGGCCCAGTTTATGGTTAgactgggccattcatcatcagCCCAAACCTAGCCCCTGGTCCAATTTTAGAGGCCCAAGACTCGCTTACAAGGTAGGGCTGGGCCATTGCTATCTTAAATGCAACTAGTtagaaggtggggcctaccatggtgtatATAAGGCAACCAACCATTATAACATGGTTTTCCATGATGAAAAGGGAATACACAAAACTATTCTGATCCAACCGTCCAATGGGCCACTGTGAATTTCAAGGTTTTTGGGTGATTGACCATTgtttctattgtgtggcccacctgatgattagattTGCATAATTATTTTTACTACGAAATCAAATTTCCTGAATGGGCAACCTTGTTGAACGGATTGAATGTCATGCATACACTATGTGGGCTCCACAAGCAGTTAGTTgcacttttaatttttttttttttttaattaattgtgTGAGAACTTCccttacatatatgtatatgtacaaACACATGTGTGTGCTCGTGTGGTACTATTACCACTGTACGCTTTCGGTTGTGCAGGGcagatgtgaggcccacatgatgtacgacGGCCATCTCACCTGTCTGTAAGATACATCACATCATATTACCCTAATATGCAATAATAGGCctaatccaacactcaagtggaccacaacacaaatcaagggtggatattCCCTCCCAACTGATTCAATTCACAGATCAGACTAATGTTATAGCCCTTCAAGTAGCAAGTGATGGATGCCTTGGATTTTatgcattcatcatgtgggcccagatATGTACATATGTACACAAAATTTTGTAATAAACTCATTTATCATAatcaatatattatattatatataatataaagtgAAGTAGGATTCATGTGGTGGACCCCAATTAATTTTTCTAACGCCTGAAAGTAAAATATGAAATGAATGGTCAAGATGAAGGTGATCCCCACCTGAGAAGGACTGCGATCATAAAAGTCAAGGACGAGATCGTGTTGACCATCGATGCCACGAACGTTGGAGATGTGTATCTCAAGCTCGAAAAGTACATGTTTAACGTAAGGCTGACCCTGTAATCAAAATTCCCAACTAATGTGTTATTTATTCCTTTTTCCATCCAATGCAAATCATATGTTACAATCGCTTGTAGTGTTCATTTCCAATGTCATTTATCTAgtggactatatatatatatatatagtaatgctcAACCGTGGTTgtcattgttcccactgttttatgtggtggattcacttgagctttggatctacatgattctttgactcatgccttaaaatgatctctccaaatggatgaacggtgtagacacaacacatacatcaggatggCCCACAAAACATGGTGACATTACTTCATTAGCTAATCCGCGACCGCTAGCATTACGAGCATTAACCACTGCCTTAAATTACGCCTAATAGTGGTGTGTTGGAAACAACTACATGGACTTgacctctttttttattttataggcctaacctgatatgtatgtgagatgcactccgaccattagatgtataatcaagTAATAGGCATAGTGCCAATAAATCAGGCTAATATACCTGATtcagataggccacaccaatgagaataactaggagagagacatccacccttgatttttataaggcccatcataatgaaaCTGAGAAATCTATCCCAACCATTAGACGTCACACCAAAAATAAGCGTAGTCCCAGAAATTAGGATCATacatgattcatgtgagccacactaagCGAAACTGGTTGgagggtgaacctttccatgtacaTTGATTCCAATCATGGGGTTCTCTTGAACTTCGGATGGGGATAAATTTTGAGACCGTGATCTAACATGGAGTGACATACATGATGGTCGGGGTTGATTTTAGATTAacaccatgatgggcccacccaagccatggCATTTTTCCATGCTAAAATGAAATTAGCTTGTAACGGaagcatttacttacattaattaagaAAAACTTTTCAATAAATGCAtagctagttggacgaaaatgtacTACCCAACtaattgtgtgtgagcatttcttatAAATGATTCAAGTCCATTATGTGGCCTATCTGAACCACTGTTGGGGCTTATTTCAGAACCCTGGGTGTAGCATTGGGTAACTTAGTTAACGGATGAGGTAGATTTTACGTAAACACCGTGGTCGATCCATCCCAAGCCAGTAACTCCTTTTCGTCTTTAAACATCTTTtgcattaattagcattaattcaGACAACTACTTGGacagtccaactagttgtgtgtgagcattgctctttatatatatatatatatatatatatatatatatatatatatatatatatatatatatatatatatatatatatatatatgtgtgtgtgtgtgtgtgtgtgtgtgcgcgcgcgcgcgcgccccGTCGAGCTCTTGATGGGTCTccttatgggatatcccaaaaatcagctgtatacagaactcttaggtgggccacactatctaaaatcatgggaagacatgcctaaaatatattaaAGCACATAGTGGGGCTCACCCGAAATTTGGATGCTCCtgaacttggtctgatccctcatccacatgggacacacataatggataggctggatttgtgaagtatatcttggtgggcccaaaaaatgattacgaatgttttaTGGGGctggattatgaatgtttaacgTAAGGCCCATGCTTGTTACactaacctgattcttgggccgtTTATACATTGGATGAGGCACACGTGCTTGTTTTGGATATTAATGACAGCCGTCTGATCGTTATCTGACGGCTATTAGTTGTCAATTAATGTAGATTGGAATATGGATACTCACCCAAGAAGAGAGAGCACAAATATCTCCAGAAACAATGCGAGTGTGAGCTTTGGCCTTATTTTTCTGCAACAAAAGCATGTAAAACCAGTGGTTAACGTGTTGTAGCTTAACAAAAGTTCTCTCtttattttcaaccgtccatttggatTCCAACCATTGGATGGATATGATTGTGGACGCGGTTTTCCTACTTTTGCTGTCGActcgctactggacggtgctgtgtgggccccactatgatgtatgcgttttatccaccccgtacattcatttttacggatcattttaaggcataagccaaaaaaatgaggcagatcaaaatatcaggtggaccacactacatgaaacagtggtgattgaacgaccaccattaaaaacttgctgagggccacaaaagttttggatcaagctgatatttgttttttcccttcatccggttcTTTgtcacctaatcaacaggttggatggcaaataaatattacagtaggtcctaggaagttttcaatgataagcattcaatcactattattttcatgttgtgtggtccatattatacctggatatacctcatttttgggcacatgacaTAAAATAATgacctaaaatggatgaacggcgtggataaaacatatatatcattgtggggtccacatagagccGTCCAGTAGCCACTTCGCTACTGACGTACAGCATgagtacgcaatctgcgtcctaTGATTGTGTAGCAAGGGTGCTTACCGCAGCAGTGGGCCAGTGGCcatcattaaatatatgaatGCTTTTTCCAGGGGATTAGCATTGATTTTCTGGGAAGCCGACTGCCCActgagctctatgggcccaccgtgGGTATTAATttcttatccaggccgtccattcacttttccagctcattttagagcatgaaaccacaattgaaccatatccaaagctcaagtggaccacaccacagaaaacagtcgGGATACTgcttccacggttgaaaccttcctagtgcccacagtgatgtttatttgttatccaacatgtttataagatcacacagacatggatgaagggaaaacacaaatataagcttgatccaaaacttctgtggctcccaagaaacggtaggcattcaattcacactgtttcctgtggtgtagatttcgatatgattaaattttggggtcatgctctaaaataagctggtaaaacggatggacggctccttgtggtgtggtccacttgagatttcgatatgattaaattttggggtcatgctctaaaataagctggtaaaacggatggacggctcggataagacatatacatcatggtggcccccacatagTTTTCTCAGTGCCAACGAAGCCCATCAGAATGAGTTTCCGATCACCGGAATATGGCCACCCCATACATTCCGAGTCCTTCCCAGCACCCTGTCTTATTCACGCATGTGcaatatctgggccattcatcagctgGGCTGTTGGGCGATATGGGTGCGAGGAGGATCCATATTCAATGtacccatgtggcccacctgatgactggatctTCTTGACTTTCAGGCAGCTCATATTAATGGTGggcacccacctgatgagtggctgaGATCGTACACATGTGCTATGATGGCACAtgggccagagagagagagagagagagagagagagatacttaCTTCTCAAGGAAATAGGCAAAAGGAAACATGACCACACCACCTACAAAGTGTCTATAGGTGACATAAACGAAAGGATTCATTCCATGTTTGAAAGAAGCTTCTGTGATGAAGTAAAGGAACGTGTACCCAAATTGACCCAAAACCATCAGAAGGTGTGGCTTGAATCTCCTATACATAGCCCCTTTTCCACCCCTACAACCcattgtatatatgtatgtataaccTCAGCATGCATGAATACAACACAAACACTATACCAACTGCTTATATACACCTTAACATGATTTGGGTCTGATTCCTCCTTCCTCCATGTTGCAGGTATCTTGTCCTCTACCCCAAATTCCAACAACTTGTCAAGTTCATGGACTAAgactacagagagagagagagagacgaaaagaaaaagggaagaggaATTGAATAATATACTCTAAAAGAGGATGGTGGATTATAGGCTCAACTGCCTCCACTGTGCCATATGGAATGCAtgaatcttgatcttctactacaaaaatttgtgggtcccactatggatggaccacAGCATAGAAGTCATGTTGGTTCGACGGTTGTTATATTCCTATCTAGGCACTGGAAATCTGAACCGTTGAGCAGTTTTGCTTTTGAATGTCCATTGTATGACGATTCATCACGTGGTGAGGATTGGCCATCTGTCTCGTTCTCACTGGGGTCATCAATTTCTGCAAGTATGCTGGAGCATCATAAAGTTTCTCAAGTTTATTCTTGTGTTGGATGGATTAGAAGGTTCACAAGCAAACGTGTGCCAACATGTCACACGTGAAGAAGATCGTGCCGTTCGTCAAGTGTGGCATCCTGCGTTCATGGCAGGGTCTAAAAGCTAGGCTAATTCATTCATCCGATAGGGCATAAGTGTTGGTTGAATATGGACCGTAGATTGACCACCCATTTTATTCTTGCAAGTGCGTGGTCTACCTGAGGAATAGTCAGGTCAGATTCTTGCGGCAGGGTCTGGTCACTGTCTGCCTACCTGATGAAGGACCCACGTCTTACACGATACTTGATTTTACCACGTGTCCCGTGAGTCCAATCCAAGTTGAATACAGGCAGGTGAAAGTACTTTTAGTTAGAAAAAAAAGGGCAGAACTGTAAACGGATTCGAGGGTGACCTTGATCTACAAGGTCTCAAATATCATCCCCATCCTTATTTCAGGTCAGCCACACGATTGGAAACATGGTACGTGAAAAGGTTCACctactaaactatttcctttggtgtggctcgcATGAATCATGTAGGACCTGATTTTTGTAACCCAGTTTTagttttggtgtgacatctaacg
This DNA window, taken from Magnolia sinica isolate HGM2019 chromosome 14, MsV1, whole genome shotgun sequence, encodes the following:
- the LOC131226210 gene encoding WAT1-related protein At1g44800-like isoform X2, whose product is MGCRGGKGAMYRRFKPHLLMVLGQFGYTFLYFITEASFKHGMNPFVYVTYRHFVGGVVMFPFAYFLEKKIRPKLTLALFLEIFVLSLLGVSLTLNMYFSSLRYTSPTFVASMVNTISSLTFMIAVLLRLEGLDGSIRGIAKIGGTLVSLTGVMVMTLYKGPVLRNLGGALIHFQGSTTIHENWIKGSILTVSSCITWALWYIMQAITLKKYPAQLSLTTWMSFVGGAQSAVFTACVVHKPKAWTVGFNIDLWSIIYGGVVVSGLIVFIQLWCTEEKGPVFVTMFNPLATILVAVLAYFVLGEKLHTGRRCYCHHWTLLAAVGQRRRSCGQDKVSRPLLLVS
- the LOC131226210 gene encoding WAT1-related protein At1g44800-like isoform X3; translation: MGCRGGKGAMYRRFKPHLLMVLGQFGYTFLYFITEASFKHGMNPFVYVTYRHFVGGVVMFPFAYFLEKKIRPKLTLALFLEIFVLSLLGLEGLDGSIRGIAKIGGTLVSLTGVMVMTLYKGPVLRNLGGALIHFQGSTTIHENWIKGSILTVSSCITWALWYIMQAITLKKYPAQLSLTTWMSFVGGAQSAVFTACVVHKPKAWTVGFNIDLWSIIYGGVVVSGLIVFIQLWCTEEKGPVFVTMFNPLATILVAVLAYFVLGEKLHTGSIIGGVIVIIGLYLLLWGKEGDHADKIKSQDLSSLSREEPKEGTQDKSIHLGGGDNLKRSLEV
- the LOC131226210 gene encoding WAT1-related protein At1g44800-like isoform X1, which produces MGCRGGKGAMYRRFKPHLLMVLGQFGYTFLYFITEASFKHGMNPFVYVTYRHFVGGVVMFPFAYFLEKKIRPKLTLALFLEIFVLSLLGVSLTLNMYFSSLRYTSPTFVASMVNTISSLTFMIAVLLRLEGLDGSIRGIAKIGGTLVSLTGVMVMTLYKGPVLRNLGGALIHFQGSTTIHENWIKGSILTVSSCITWALWYIMQAITLKKYPAQLSLTTWMSFVGGAQSAVFTACVVHKPKAWTVGFNIDLWSIIYGGVVVSGLIVFIQLWCTEEKGPVFVTMFNPLATILVAVLAYFVLGEKLHTGSIIGGVIVIIGLYLLLWGKEGDHADKIKSQDLSSLSREEPKEGTQDKSIHLGGGDNLKRSLEV
- the LOC131226210 gene encoding WAT1-related protein At1g44800-like isoform X4: MGCRGGKGAMYRRFKPHLLMVLGQFGYTFLYFITEASFKHGMNPFVYVTYRHFVGGVVMFPFAYFLEKKIRPKLTLALFLEIFVLSLLGVSLTLNMYFSSLRYTSPTFVASMVNTISSLTFMIAVLLRLEGLDGSIRGIAKIGGTLVSLTGVMVMTLYKGPVLRNLGGALIHFQGSTTIHENWIKGSILTVSSCITWALWYIMQGVVVSGLIVFIQLWCTEEKGPVFVTMFNPLATILVAVLAYFVLGEKLHTGSIIGGVIVIIGLYLLLWGKEGDHADKIKSQDLSSLSREEPKEGTQDKSIHLGGGDNLKRSLEV